One genomic window of Corynebacterium pseudotuberculosis includes the following:
- a CDS encoding energy-coupling factor transporter transmembrane component T family protein, translated as MNLIKEVNPVSRVLGLALFTTPLLISVDIVSAAIAVIFTVACAPCVGVSWRVLARRGLPIFIATPIAGLSMALYGRPEGHEYASFLFAHVTDNSLSLAAAIMVRVLAVGLPVIVLLRAIDPTELGDGLAQVLKLPSRFVIGAVASTRLISLFRRDWQSLRRARRARGLDDKGRIKTAFSVTFGLLVLALRRGAKLATAMEARGFGKYPDRTWARTSTFGRRDALLLTACCAMSTVAIMVSVYTGSFRFLGA; from the coding sequence ATGAACCTCATCAAAGAAGTAAACCCGGTCTCCCGAGTACTAGGTCTTGCATTGTTTACCACGCCTCTCTTAATCAGCGTTGATATCGTATCAGCAGCTATCGCGGTGATTTTTACGGTAGCCTGCGCGCCCTGCGTTGGCGTGAGCTGGCGGGTCTTGGCGCGACGAGGCCTTCCCATTTTCATTGCTACGCCCATAGCCGGACTCTCTATGGCCTTGTATGGTCGGCCAGAAGGCCACGAATATGCGTCTTTTCTTTTTGCACATGTTACGGATAATTCTTTGAGCCTTGCGGCGGCGATTATGGTACGCGTATTAGCTGTAGGGCTACCCGTCATCGTGTTGCTGAGAGCAATCGATCCCACTGAACTAGGGGATGGGCTTGCTCAGGTATTGAAGTTACCGTCTCGGTTTGTGATCGGAGCAGTGGCCAGTACCAGACTTATTTCGTTGTTTCGTCGGGATTGGCAGTCGTTGCGGAGGGCGCGCCGGGCTAGGGGGCTCGATGACAAAGGCCGCATTAAGACAGCTTTTTCTGTGACGTTTGGTCTGCTTGTTTTAGCGTTGCGACGCGGCGCGAAGCTAGCTACGGCAATGGAAGCCCGGGGTTTTGGTAAGTATCCGGATAGGACGTGGGCGAGAACTTCAACCTTTGGGCGTCGTGACGCCCTCCTACTCACGGCATGCTGCGCGATGTCGACTGTAGCGATCATGGTCTCTGTGTATACGGGGAGTTTTAGGTTCCTGGGCGCATGA
- a CDS encoding ABC transporter ATP-binding protein, with amino-acid sequence MAPQIYARDFGYRHSSRLKHALQGLNFEVERGERILLLGASGAGKSTLLSALAGVLGADEGEGEGTLKVHATPGMVLQDPDSQVISSRVGDDVAFGCENLRLPKDEIWRRVPIALDHVGLRLPLDHPTALLSGGQKQRLALAGVLAMGADLLLLDEPTANLDPQGVRDVVAAVETAADATNATVIIIEHRVDTWLEFVDRIIVLGDEGSIIADAPADTVISQYGEELARGGVWVPGHDPLLPLAQPVSSSAENALTTHSLATGWDSPVQSSLDLALPRGFSTVLTGVNGAGKTTTLLTLAGLLPPLGGEVRVNREIAGKLSPHPYKWSSTSLAARMGYVFQDPEHQFVAKTVREELLVGAGSGQTPKPEAHRRADALLAKLRLDHLAEANPFTLSGGQKRRLSVATILVNTPSVVFLDEPTFGQDRRTFTELVLLLRQLTDAGTTVVSITHDPLYRAALGDKEIQL; translated from the coding sequence ATGGCCCCTCAAATTTATGCACGAGATTTTGGGTATCGTCACTCCAGCCGCCTCAAGCATGCTTTGCAAGGTCTTAACTTTGAGGTAGAGCGGGGGGAACGCATCCTCTTACTCGGAGCATCGGGTGCAGGAAAATCTACGCTACTTTCAGCTCTGGCAGGTGTGTTAGGCGCTGATGAAGGGGAGGGGGAAGGAACTCTTAAGGTTCATGCGACACCTGGGATGGTGTTGCAGGACCCGGATTCCCAGGTCATTTCCTCGCGGGTGGGGGACGACGTGGCATTTGGCTGCGAAAACCTCCGCCTTCCTAAGGACGAAATATGGCGTCGTGTGCCTATAGCATTGGACCACGTTGGTTTGCGGCTGCCTTTAGACCATCCCACTGCATTGCTGTCGGGGGGACAAAAACAGCGGCTCGCGCTGGCAGGAGTACTTGCTATGGGCGCTGATTTGCTGCTTCTCGACGAGCCCACCGCCAACCTCGACCCTCAGGGAGTCCGCGACGTAGTGGCAGCGGTGGAAACTGCTGCAGATGCCACCAATGCCACAGTAATAATTATTGAGCACCGCGTGGATACCTGGCTTGAATTTGTTGACCGTATCATCGTGCTGGGCGATGAAGGAAGCATTATCGCTGATGCCCCAGCTGATACAGTGATTTCTCAGTACGGGGAGGAACTGGCGCGAGGGGGCGTATGGGTGCCTGGTCACGATCCTCTCCTGCCCTTGGCACAACCAGTAAGCTCATCTGCGGAGAATGCACTGACAACTCATTCTTTAGCCACGGGATGGGATTCTCCTGTACAAAGCTCGTTGGATCTTGCCCTCCCTAGGGGCTTTTCGACTGTATTAACCGGAGTTAACGGAGCTGGAAAAACAACAACTTTACTCACGCTTGCTGGGTTACTTCCGCCCCTAGGAGGGGAAGTCCGGGTGAATCGTGAGATCGCCGGAAAACTCAGCCCTCACCCCTATAAATGGTCCTCGACGTCGCTTGCTGCACGCATGGGATATGTTTTTCAAGATCCCGAGCACCAGTTTGTGGCTAAAACGGTGAGGGAGGAACTTCTTGTTGGCGCAGGAAGTGGACAAACGCCTAAGCCCGAAGCACATCGCCGCGCAGACGCTCTCCTAGCGAAGCTTCGCCTGGATCACTTGGCAGAAGCAAATCCTTTTACGCTGTCAGGAGGACAAAAACGCCGGCTTTCTGTGGCCACTATTTTGGTGAATACACCTAGCGTGGTGTTTTTGGATGAGCCGACTTTTGGTCAAGATCGTCGCACTTTTACCGAGCTTGTGCTGCTATTGCGTCAGCTCACGGACGCTGGGACCACAGTGGTTTCCATTACCCACGATCCGTTGTATCGCGCGGCGCTAGGAGACAAGGAGATTCAGCTATGA
- a CDS encoding ECF transporter S component yields MNTSVSSSASARASWRVVDIVIASVLGIACGLIFWAWNSVGYAWYQAANALTPGLGGIATGIWLMGGVIGGLVIRKPGAAVFVEVLAAAVSAGIGNQWGIETLYSGLAQGLGAELIFAVFLYKRFGVVVAMLAGVGAGIGAFILELFLSANYAKTLAFNLTYLGAMAVSGAILAGLVSYLLVKALASTGALDRFAAGREARARV; encoded by the coding sequence ATGAATACATCTGTATCTTCATCCGCTTCTGCACGCGCGTCGTGGCGCGTTGTGGATATTGTTATTGCTTCAGTCCTAGGTATTGCCTGCGGATTGATCTTTTGGGCATGGAACTCTGTCGGATATGCCTGGTACCAGGCGGCCAACGCTCTTACTCCCGGTCTTGGTGGTATTGCTACCGGAATTTGGTTGATGGGCGGCGTGATCGGTGGTCTTGTTATTCGCAAGCCTGGTGCCGCGGTGTTTGTTGAAGTCCTGGCGGCTGCAGTATCTGCAGGTATTGGGAACCAGTGGGGGATAGAGACCCTCTATTCGGGACTCGCACAGGGATTGGGCGCAGAACTAATTTTTGCTGTCTTTTTGTATAAGCGCTTTGGCGTAGTCGTTGCGATGCTTGCCGGCGTGGGCGCTGGAATTGGGGCATTCATTCTAGAACTATTCCTGAGCGCAAATTACGCTAAGACACTTGCATTTAATCTGACTTATTTAGGTGCAATGGCAGTCTCCGGTGCGATCTTGGCGGGACTTGTGAGTTACCTTTTGGTTAAAGCCCTCGCGTCAACAGGGGCTTTGGACCGCTTCGCGGCGGGGCGGGAAGCTCGCGCGAGAGTTTAA
- a CDS encoding 2-dehydropantoate 2-reductase: MHIVIIGAGAVGGYFGALLHETGTDVTFVARNESLHALRNRGLRIHTPEGLRDVPVQSVSSLSEIESADIVLLATKTLSAPELPESLPRGAVLVTTQNSVEMPQIAIDTFGPAAVIPGVVRSFLIKRGPAEVEFAGGIRSFTFGSVDPATQETVNELQKALAKAGIEPIVHPAVMEDIWAKAMFVTCFGALGALVDKPLGEIRTLYRADLRNLMQEVEEAGRALGIDLPSDIVETTLASLDRQSAQATSSMQRDLLDDLPSELDAQVGGVVRMAELGGREARMHRLILDVLLHR; this comes from the coding sequence ATGCACATCGTTATTATCGGCGCAGGGGCGGTTGGGGGATACTTCGGCGCTTTGCTTCATGAGACTGGGACAGACGTCACCTTTGTGGCTCGAAACGAGAGTTTACATGCATTAAGGAACCGTGGGCTGCGCATTCATACGCCCGAGGGGCTTCGCGACGTCCCCGTGCAGTCGGTATCTTCTCTTTCGGAGATAGAGTCAGCAGACATCGTTCTCCTAGCCACTAAGACGCTTTCGGCTCCCGAATTGCCAGAATCGCTGCCGCGAGGTGCAGTGCTGGTGACTACACAAAATTCTGTGGAAATGCCCCAAATAGCTATTGATACCTTTGGTCCAGCCGCAGTGATCCCGGGTGTGGTGCGAAGCTTCCTTATTAAGAGAGGACCTGCGGAAGTTGAATTCGCAGGAGGCATCCGGAGCTTCACCTTTGGCTCAGTAGATCCCGCAACGCAGGAAACCGTCAACGAATTACAAAAAGCATTAGCAAAAGCCGGTATCGAGCCGATTGTTCATCCTGCGGTAATGGAAGATATCTGGGCAAAAGCTATGTTTGTCACCTGTTTTGGCGCTTTAGGTGCACTCGTGGATAAACCTTTGGGAGAAATCCGAACTCTATACCGTGCCGATTTAAGAAACCTGATGCAGGAGGTGGAAGAAGCCGGGCGCGCATTAGGTATTGATCTTCCCTCAGACATCGTAGAAACCACCCTTGCATCCTTGGATCGTCAGTCCGCTCAAGCTACCAGCTCTATGCAAAGAGACCTTCTTGATGATCTTCCTAGTGAGTTGGATGCTCAGGTGGGAGGCGTGGTGCGGATGGCAGAGCTCGGGGGTAGGGAAGCGCGGATGCATCGCCTTATTCTTGATGTTCTTTTACACCGATAG
- a CDS encoding DUF808 domain-containing protein: MAGGLAALLDDVALIARAAAASVDDVAAAAAKTSAKAAGVVVDDTAVTPQYVKGVAPARELPIIWRIAKGSIVNKLLIILPIALLLNALAPGLLTPILMLGGAYLCFEGAEKVWEMLSGKQHASEEEAGHKDENALVRGAITTDLILSAEIMVISLNEVADKSIWMEVAVLITVGIFITAIVYGSVALLVKMDDLGLKLGTRDSAGAQRLGKGLVAAMPRVLNAISIIGMLAMLWVGGHIVVAGLAELGWWHLPHDLIHDVVHHVEHWGAFVRWVTETTCSLIFGLLLGGIIVAIVEPIHRGLHKKKH; encoded by the coding sequence ATGGCTGGTGGCCTCGCTGCCCTTCTCGACGACGTAGCCCTTATCGCCCGAGCAGCTGCCGCCAGCGTTGATGATGTTGCAGCAGCAGCCGCAAAAACGAGTGCCAAGGCCGCAGGGGTGGTGGTCGATGACACCGCAGTGACTCCTCAATATGTCAAAGGAGTGGCGCCAGCAAGGGAGCTACCTATAATTTGGCGTATTGCAAAAGGCTCCATCGTTAACAAGCTGCTCATCATCTTGCCAATAGCGCTGCTGCTCAATGCCCTAGCACCGGGGCTACTCACCCCCATCCTCATGCTCGGTGGCGCCTACCTATGTTTTGAGGGGGCAGAAAAAGTCTGGGAGATGCTCTCCGGAAAACAGCATGCAAGCGAAGAAGAAGCCGGCCATAAAGACGAGAATGCCCTCGTTCGGGGCGCGATTACCACCGATCTCATCCTTTCTGCAGAGATCATGGTTATCTCGTTGAATGAGGTAGCCGATAAAAGCATCTGGATGGAAGTCGCAGTACTTATTACTGTCGGAATCTTTATCACCGCAATCGTTTACGGTTCGGTCGCTCTCCTAGTCAAGATGGATGATCTCGGACTAAAGCTTGGCACGCGTGACTCGGCTGGCGCCCAGAGACTTGGCAAAGGACTCGTCGCGGCGATGCCCAGGGTGCTCAATGCTATTTCTATTATCGGAATGCTGGCCATGTTGTGGGTGGGCGGGCATATCGTGGTCGCCGGCCTCGCGGAGCTTGGGTGGTGGCATCTTCCGCATGATCTCATCCATGATGTTGTTCACCATGTAGAGCACTGGGGTGCGTTTGTGCGGTGGGTTACGGAAACAACATGCTCGTTGATCTTTGGCCTTCTCCTAGGCGGCATCATCGTAGCCATAGTCGAACCAATCCATCGTGGATTGCATAAGAAAAAGCATTAA
- a CDS encoding ABC transporter ATP-binding protein/permease — translation MSSVPHIDSPSTSQHRMSPLSSWLVPLYAVMSYFAAGIALVLMASALARYIHEDEAYPLFYAITGIAILAAGGFTALDIRTGARKAREQERYTRHRLLAALYSAPTMSNRDRKEFHPGKLVALLTDNVERAAEFRHAYLGSALAAMVFPIAVVIYIAVAYDWLLGLSMLGQFIFVPILLRGFMRLFRGRSADSRRKRAGLSEKYLDAIRNLTTVSLINAGSRVEQQLRAEGERNRGATMKLLAGNQVVIIVMDLAVSLVLICTTVAVIATRIDSKALSPSHGLASIFLLVLLLAPLSQVAGFFYVGMGGIAAQRAIKKYLRMHEHTRKVDNGYTDSMERGSAPNAVVVDSLSFSYGETPVLNNINLTVPSGAKIAIVGRSGSGKSTLLHILRGLLPTSPNMIFIRGLDAATTPLEKIRTATATVAQHTWLFSGSIADNLRIARLDATEADMWDALSRANLADEVQNMPNGLNTDVGERGAFLSGGQAQRLSLARALLSGRDIVLFDEPTSHIDLASEALIVSAIQQLPDNITAIMVTHRPALLAAADTVYTMKAGELR, via the coding sequence ATGTCCTCTGTCCCCCATATCGACTCACCCTCCACCAGCCAACACAGGATGAGTCCACTTTCCTCGTGGCTTGTACCGCTGTATGCGGTGATGAGCTACTTTGCTGCAGGCATCGCCCTTGTGCTTATGGCTTCTGCTCTTGCCCGGTATATCCACGAAGATGAGGCTTATCCCCTCTTCTATGCGATAACTGGCATAGCCATCCTAGCTGCGGGTGGGTTCACTGCCCTGGATATTCGCACCGGTGCTCGTAAAGCACGAGAACAGGAACGCTATACGCGTCATCGTCTTTTAGCAGCACTTTACTCTGCGCCGACTATGTCCAATCGGGATCGAAAAGAATTTCACCCCGGAAAACTCGTCGCACTCTTGACTGACAACGTTGAACGGGCTGCGGAATTTCGCCATGCATATCTGGGGTCGGCGCTGGCAGCCATGGTGTTTCCCATCGCTGTCGTCATCTACATTGCTGTTGCTTACGACTGGCTCTTGGGGCTTAGTATGCTCGGTCAATTCATTTTTGTTCCCATACTCCTACGCGGTTTCATGCGATTATTCCGGGGCCGTTCTGCAGATTCGCGACGCAAGCGAGCAGGACTTTCAGAAAAATATCTCGATGCCATCAGAAACCTCACCACCGTCAGCCTTATCAATGCAGGTAGCCGAGTGGAACAACAACTACGCGCAGAAGGCGAACGCAACCGTGGCGCCACCATGAAATTACTAGCAGGCAATCAGGTAGTAATCATCGTCATGGACCTTGCGGTCTCACTTGTTCTTATCTGCACCACCGTTGCCGTTATTGCTACGAGAATTGATAGCAAAGCCCTCTCTCCTAGTCACGGCTTAGCATCCATTTTCCTACTAGTCCTCCTACTCGCTCCATTATCCCAGGTTGCTGGCTTTTTCTATGTTGGCATGGGAGGTATTGCCGCGCAACGAGCCATAAAAAAATACCTTCGTATGCATGAACACACCAGGAAGGTAGACAACGGTTATACAGATTCCATGGAACGTGGTTCAGCTCCCAACGCTGTTGTCGTCGATTCTCTTAGCTTTTCCTACGGGGAAACCCCCGTGCTCAACAACATCAATCTCACGGTTCCAAGTGGTGCAAAGATAGCTATCGTCGGACGCTCCGGATCCGGCAAATCCACACTGCTCCATATCCTTCGAGGCCTCCTCCCCACAAGTCCCAACATGATTTTTATCCGAGGCCTAGACGCAGCAACAACCCCTCTCGAGAAAATTCGTACTGCCACAGCAACCGTAGCGCAACACACATGGCTCTTCAGCGGATCGATCGCCGACAATTTGCGCATCGCGCGTTTGGACGCCACCGAAGCCGATATGTGGGACGCACTTTCACGCGCCAACTTAGCCGATGAGGTACAAAACATGCCCAACGGATTAAACACCGACGTCGGCGAGCGCGGGGCTTTTCTCTCTGGAGGCCAAGCACAACGACTATCCCTTGCCCGCGCCTTATTATCCGGTCGCGATATTGTGCTTTTCGACGAACCCACCAGCCACATCGATCTTGCATCCGAAGCACTCATTGTCTCTGCGATCCAACAACTCCCCGATAACATCACAGCCATCATGGTTACTCACCGCCCCGCTCTCCTAGCCGCAGCAGATACCGTCTACACAATGAAAGCGGGTGAGCTTCGATGA